ATGTGtccttacaaaaatattcacatattttttaagGATACTTTTCTCACTGCACATATAAAAGTGAAAAGAATTGCAATTTACTTTTAGAAATGCCATTCTTTTTTGACTGTACACAATATTTCAAATCATGAAAAGGTTAATATCAGTGTTCCTTATTCTTCGTAAGTGCAAACATTTACTCTAGATCCTATTAAAGGAATACGTCTATTTCTGTTTTATGCAGTTTTATGCAGTTTCCAATTCCCTTATGATTGCTGGCAATGAAGTTATGATGAGACTGTCCTGTAGTAAAggtggtagaaaaaaaaaactaaatctttACACTCAAGTTAAAAATAGCACTGACTGAAGCTTTCAACGTGCATCCACACATCTTCAGTAACTAAAAGATGGACTCTGGAATGTAACTGAATAAGACTATTGTaaaggtgggttttttttactttttttaatactgcTACTTCCGCCTGCAATTTCCAACAAGTtaccttttttgtttggttgatgGGAGGGTATTAGTGTTGTTTTAAGTAAACTAGTGAACTTATGAGTATTTGGGTGGTAGaaaagagcaattttttttttttttaaataggccatcgactacagtttaacttgttgttgatgttttggtgcccaaccctcctcctttttcagccgggcttgggaccgtccttggcggagggcagccagccctgtaaacagaagaaaagagcaataatttatataaattgcTGTTGGACAAGGACTGAATGCATTTTTCATCAGATGATCAAACTACTGCACAATATATCATGTAAAGTACAACACAAATCAAGCAGAAAAATAGAGTAAAAGAGGGGATCACCTCACTGGAAGACAAGTGGCATCATTACCTACCAAAAAATGTAGATTCACCTTAGTCATTATCAACTACAATTGGTGTACAGATCAGAATgctgtatataatgtataatgcTCACAGTAAAGAGAATTTCCATAGATGGATGTGGAATTCATGTTTGAATATGAAGCAACGGACTAGCAAATGTCATCATGGtgagaaaggaaaaatgaaaataaacgaATCTTTTTCTAACATCATTtcaaaatggctttaaaatgTGTAGCTACGtggagaaagtgtgtgtgtatgagagagagcaAGCTTGTGTCTTGAGACTAAGAGCAAGTCAACAAACCACATATTTTACTATGCTTGTCAGTATGGACTTGCTTGTTTTTCATAAACAGAAGGGGGATTATTTTCCACAAATTTCATAATCAGCATCTATCAATACACTTAACTCAGAAAAGCCTTTAGAAGAGTTGCTATTTGTTTTAGATTACTCAATAAGTTTTtgcattatttctattttattgaaaaaaaggtATCTACAAAATCTAGACAAAGATAAGGTCTATGCTAGTGCTAAGGGCCATGAGATAATGGAGATGTTTCTTATATTGTATGCGCAGCTGCATTAGGTTGTAAACAGTGATCTGGAGAAATTTGACACACAGCAGCATACTTCAACACCTTTGTAAGTGGAtgtgaaatgaaacaaatgtcaTTCTGGGTCAAGGGGGTTATGAAAACTGCTGCAGTGCTACACGTACATATTCTGCCAAATTTGGGATTGCACTTCAAGTTGTTGGAACTACTAGAGTAGACGAAACAAAATTACAAGTATCTTGCAGTAATAGagaaatgcataaaaacaaTCAGAAGAATAAATGACAAACTCAAGATGCacgtaaaaaataattatgctcACCTTGTGAAAAACCAAATATTGCTTCTAATTAATGATAAAGCAAAACAAGGCTTAATATAAATCTTGCTATCACAGTTGTAAATGTCAGGAAGCAGCTCACTACAACCTGTCCCACTCTCTTTCCACTCAGACCCTGCACCGTCAGTCGCTATTTCTTATAATCACTCTCTTTGTTCAGTGTCTTCGTTCCTTTCGTCGATTGTTTTGCCGAGTTCTCGTGATCCAAACAAGCAATTCAACTACTACCAGTCTGAAATAATTATTCCTCCCTCACTATAGGGAATTATTGAGCTCAGAACACCTGCCGTGTACGCAATATTTTTTGGAGCTGACGATCGACTGACCGACGATTCCTTAGACTCTAGAGTAGCCTAATAGAAGTTTTCACATTAGTGCCATGGCTTTTCTGTGGCGTGGCTATGTCCATGTGCTAGGCAAGTACCCTCTCCTGACTATGTGTTCAACAACAGGTAATAATAAAGTCTTTCTCCTACTCGCTGACTACTACAATCTAGTAATTTAATCTAGCACggttttttttacttatttttcccATGGCTTTTTTTACTAGAAAATTCCACTTGCTGAAAACGAAGACACAAATATACTTGAAAGCGAAAGAAATGCACAATATCGTGTGTGTTTTGACTATTTTATGGGAAAAGTTAttattctaaaaacaaaaatgctaatGCAATGTTAGTTTTCATTTAAAGCTTGAACATGTGatctttaaaacaaagcagTACCTACATTTAAAAAAGCCGCGTGATGAGATCCAATGTATTTATTTGCTCGCAGGTACACTGATGGCAGCTGGTGATGTTATAGCCAAATTGCGATAGAGAAGACACCCATGAAAGATATCAATGGGATTCGCACTGGAAGGTTTTTTGTGCTTGGTTTTTGTGCCTTGGTAAATACTTGATAGACCACCTTCACTCAatagtatgtttattttaacagtttgtttgtaaacagtgTATACAGTTTGccctgaaaaatataatttcaactTTTTGTAGCCTGAAAggatccagaaaaaaatgtgattaaacAAGAAATATAATAGCAGTTCCTCAGCTATGCTGTCTACCTCATATCATTTTTTATACATGTTTGCATTGTTTCTCTATTTTAGCGGAGATCattgcataattttaaaaagttacagttGCAGGTACAGTGCAAGTAATATTCACAGTTCCAGAaccttttgttttatatttgattttatttacatacactaatttgtgtatgtggtttgttttttaggGCCCAATGATGAGGTACTGGTACCTATGCCTGGACAAAATGTATGCAGGAACACGCTATGCACCATTCAAAATGGTTCTTACGGATCAGGTTATACATATTGTTTGTAACATTTAAGTAATGTAGTTTACTAACGCCTTTTATGCTTTCTGGTAATAACCAATACTATAAAGTGGTAAGTGTTAcagttttttactttcttttaatataataGTGAATCtaaaactttttcaacaaacaATGTTAAAATTAATCCTACATTACAGCCAAGGTTTCTCTTCTTAAAACTCTTCTTCAGATGATTGGAGCACCTATTGTAATTACTACATTCTTAGCCGGCCTGGGTATTCTGAAGGGGGAAGACTCAAAACAAAttgtacaaaaaataaagatggtAAGTTTTGTCATGGCTTCAAAACGTTTTTGATGATGTGATTAATAGTACAGAagtagtgtgcgtgtgtgagaccaagagagaatgagaaaaactacaaattgttttatttagtatGGTCATTCCACTTAGATGTAAGAGGTGAAAGGTTTAACGTGTAtgacacta
This window of the Pomacea canaliculata isolate SZHN2017 linkage group LG4, ASM307304v1, whole genome shotgun sequence genome carries:
- the LOC112561274 gene encoding protein Mpv17-like isoform X1, with amino-acid sequence MKDINGIRTGRFFVLGFCALGPMMRYWYLCLDKMYAGTRYAPFKMVLTDQMIGAPIVITTFLAGLGILKGEDSKQIVQKIKMNFVPLMINNYKIWPAAQIINFYFMPLQHRVLFVNFVALGWNTFLAWFSERSEQR
- the LOC112561274 gene encoding protein Mpv17-like isoform X2; amino-acid sequence: MMRYWYLCLDKMYAGTRYAPFKMVLTDQMIGAPIVITTFLAGLGILKGEDSKQIVQKIKMNFVPLMINNYKIWPAAQIINFYFMPLQHRVLFVNFVALGWNTFLAWFSERSEQR